The proteins below are encoded in one region of Deinococcus metalli:
- a CDS encoding DinB family protein: MSQATRHARAFQSHRAALIDLYAQLPDEHATFKAWEEGMTFLRLADHLSGSVGRVPALLEGRQPDAPAAPSATLADAQARLQATLDMFVTTASALSDDDLQRRIPAFGRELPVWTMLDFITQHEAHHKGQAWMMARMVGVQPPMFVKLG; the protein is encoded by the coding sequence ATGAGCCAGGCCACCCGCCATGCCCGCGCGTTCCAGTCCCACCGCGCGGCCCTGATCGACCTGTACGCGCAACTTCCCGACGAGCACGCGACTTTCAAGGCCTGGGAGGAGGGCATGACCTTCCTGCGGCTGGCCGATCACCTGTCCGGCAGCGTGGGCCGCGTGCCCGCTCTGCTGGAGGGCCGGCAGCCGGACGCGCCCGCCGCACCCAGCGCCACCCTGGCCGACGCGCAGGCCCGGCTCCAGGCCACGCTGGACATGTTCGTGACCACGGCCTCGGCCCTGTCGGACGACGACCTGCAGCGGCGCATTCCGGCGTTCGGCCGTGAGCTGCCGGTGTGGACGATGCTGGACTTCATCACGCAGCACGAAGCGCACCACAAGGGACAGGCGTGGATGATGGCCCGCATGGTGGGCGTGCAGCCCCCGATGTTCGTGAAGCTGGGCTGA
- a CDS encoding DUF4291 family protein produces MLLRTEPLTLQSARWPAQGRHILAHFDDHHIVVYQAYRPEIATFAVNRGRFGGSFSFTRMSWIKPNFLWMMYRSGWASKAGQERVLALTLPRAEFDSLLRDAVASSLSGAPHLTPEAWRSAVARSDVRLQWDPDHAPDGRPVARWALQLGLRGET; encoded by the coding sequence ATGCTCCTCCGTACCGAACCGCTGACGCTGCAATCGGCCCGCTGGCCCGCGCAGGGACGGCACATCCTGGCCCACTTCGACGACCACCACATCGTCGTGTACCAGGCCTACCGGCCCGAGATCGCCACCTTTGCGGTCAACCGGGGGCGCTTCGGTGGCAGCTTCAGCTTCACGCGGATGAGCTGGATCAAACCGAACTTCCTGTGGATGATGTACCGCTCCGGCTGGGCCAGCAAGGCCGGCCAGGAACGCGTCCTGGCCCTGACCCTTCCACGCGCGGAGTTCGACTCGCTCCTGCGGGACGCGGTGGCGTCGTCGCTGAGCGGCGCTCCACACCTGACGCCCGAAGCCTGGCGCAGCGCCGTGGCGCGGTCGGACGTCCGGCTGCAATGGGACCCCGATCACGCGCCTGACGGCCGGCCGGTGGCCCGCTGGGCCCTCCAGCTGGGCCTGCGCGGCGAGACGTGA
- a CDS encoding DinB family protein produces MEFQVEDAVPVLRRTPGTLDALLRGLGPTWTQADEGPGTWTPPEVVAHLSHADRTNWLPRLHTILHGDGTFPPFDRFAHLAASGGRTPDDLLDEFAAVRRECVTRLETLRLTAADLRRTGHHPEFGKVTAGQLLATWVAHDLDHVVQIARTLAGVQRNAVGPWQAYLRVLR; encoded by the coding sequence ATGGAGTTCCAAGTGGAGGACGCCGTCCCGGTCCTGCGGCGCACGCCGGGCACGCTGGACGCCCTGCTGCGCGGCCTGGGGCCGACCTGGACGCAGGCGGACGAGGGCCCCGGCACATGGACGCCCCCAGAGGTGGTCGCCCACCTGAGCCACGCGGACCGCACGAACTGGCTGCCACGCCTGCACACCATCCTGCACGGGGACGGCACGTTCCCACCTTTCGACCGTTTCGCGCACCTGGCAGCGAGCGGCGGACGGACCCCGGATGACCTGCTCGACGAGTTCGCAGCCGTCCGCCGGGAGTGCGTGACCCGCCTGGAGACGCTGCGCCTCACGGCGGCCGACCTGCGCCGGACGGGCCACCACCCGGAATTCGGCAAGGTGACGGCCGGACAGCTCCTGGCGACATGGGTGGCGCACGACCTAGACCACGTGGTGCAGATCGCGCGCACGCTGGCTGGCGTCCAGCGGAACGCGGTCGGGCCGTGGCAGGCATACCTGCGCGTCCTGCGCTGA
- a CDS encoding Sir2 family NAD-dependent protein deacetylase has protein sequence MDLAQARAALKSASRVAVLTGAGVSAESGIPTFRDAQTGHWARFRPEDLASPGAYSRDPDMVWEWYAGRYRDVLAARPNGAHLLLARLEREKGAGFFLATQNVDGLHGRAGSGAGGGRMVELHGTLLSARDEVTGEVFPLPAPDVLVTPPVSPSGNRMRPNVVWFGEYLPQDALDAATRAFQAAEAALIVGTSGAVYPAAGLAGETLFAGGTVIEVNPDDTELSRHMTYCVRDVASRGLAALMEDGAMLGA, from the coding sequence ATGGATCTCGCCCAGGCCCGCGCCGCCCTGAAGTCCGCGTCCCGCGTGGCCGTCCTGACCGGGGCGGGCGTGAGCGCCGAGAGCGGGATTCCCACCTTCCGGGACGCGCAGACGGGGCACTGGGCGCGCTTCCGGCCGGAGGACCTCGCCAGCCCCGGCGCGTACTCCCGCGACCCCGACATGGTGTGGGAGTGGTACGCCGGGCGCTACCGGGACGTGCTGGCCGCCCGGCCAAACGGCGCGCACCTGCTGCTGGCGCGACTGGAGCGGGAGAAGGGCGCGGGGTTTTTCCTGGCGACGCAGAACGTGGACGGCCTGCATGGACGCGCCGGGAGCGGAGCGGGCGGCGGGCGGATGGTGGAGCTGCACGGGACCCTGCTCTCCGCGCGGGACGAGGTGACGGGCGAGGTCTTCCCGCTGCCCGCGCCGGACGTGCTGGTCACGCCGCCCGTCTCGCCCAGCGGGAACCGCATGCGGCCGAACGTGGTGTGGTTCGGGGAATACCTGCCACAGGACGCGCTGGACGCGGCCACGCGGGCTTTCCAGGCCGCGGAGGCCGCCCTGATCGTCGGGACGAGCGGCGCCGTGTACCCGGCGGCCGGTCTGGCCGGGGAAACCCTGTTCGCGGGCGGCACCGTGATCGAGGTCAACCCGGACGACACGGAGCTGTCGCGCCACATGACGTACTGCGTGCGGGACGTCGCGTCCCGCGGCCTGGCCGCGCTGATGGAGGACGGGGCTATGCTCGGGGCATGA
- a CDS encoding DMT family transporter, producing MTAPTPPTDHLRGVLLLILVTAIWGSTFAVVKTLGETMSAPAVIAWRFVIATVALTPLVWATARRRPPTPAPPGRNLWHGGVLLGAWLIASYGTQTIALQTTSANRAAFFTALSVVMVPVWLAVGQRRRMPLTLWLALPLAVGGLALLSWEGGRLVIGDVWALGCAFTYAGYIVILERLAHRHAALPFTLVQLVVVSVLAAVWLLLSGEPLLPPPGSWWPLAYLGVAATAVTTLLQTVGQRRVSAAEASLIYALEPVTATIFSFLLLGERVGLRGALGGALVVVATVLSQRGTVDAPPHAETPAPQSE from the coding sequence GTGACCGCGCCCACCCCCCCCACGGACCACCTGCGCGGCGTGCTGCTGCTGATCCTCGTGACGGCGATCTGGGGCAGCACCTTCGCGGTCGTCAAGACCCTCGGCGAGACCATGAGCGCCCCCGCCGTGATCGCGTGGCGCTTCGTGATCGCCACCGTGGCCCTCACGCCGCTCGTGTGGGCGACCGCGCGCCGCCGCCCGCCCACCCCGGCGCCGCCCGGCCGGAACCTGTGGCACGGCGGCGTGCTGCTCGGCGCGTGGCTGATCGCCAGCTACGGCACGCAGACCATCGCCCTGCAGACCACCAGCGCCAACCGCGCGGCGTTCTTCACCGCCCTGAGCGTGGTCATGGTCCCGGTATGGCTCGCCGTCGGCCAGCGTCGCCGCATGCCCCTGACCCTGTGGCTGGCCCTGCCGCTCGCCGTCGGCGGCCTCGCCCTGCTGTCGTGGGAGGGCGGCCGCCTCGTGATCGGGGACGTGTGGGCGCTGGGCTGCGCGTTCACGTACGCCGGCTACATCGTGATCCTGGAACGCCTCGCGCACCGGCACGCCGCGCTGCCGTTCACGCTGGTGCAGCTGGTCGTCGTCAGTGTCCTCGCCGCGGTCTGGCTGCTCCTCAGCGGCGAGCCCCTGCTGCCCCCGCCGGGCAGCTGGTGGCCTCTGGCGTACCTGGGCGTGGCCGCCACCGCCGTCACCACCCTCCTCCAGACGGTCGGGCAGCGCCGCGTCAGCGCGGCCGAGGCCAGCTTGATCTACGCGCTGGAACCCGTCACCGCCACGATCTTCAGCTTTCTGCTGCTGGGCGAACGCGTCGGCCTGCGGGGCGCCCTGGGCGGCGCTCTGGTCGTGGTCGCCACCGTGCTCAGCCAGCGCGGCACCGTGGACGCGCCGCCCCACGCCGAGACGCCCGCTCCCCAGAGCGAGTAG
- a CDS encoding vWA domain-containing protein has product MARITRYSKFEGELDQLESSELMQMIQEALLGQGMNDPYDPDPNARPSMDDLFDAILEALAERGMIPEEQLMEAMQADDVRETPLGQQIQRLMDKLQQDGFIRKEFEDGEGQGGNGDPGDAKFQLTDKSIDFLGYKSLRDLMGGLGRSSAGAHDTREYASGVEMTGELKNYEFGDTMNLDTTATLGNVISKGFDNLEEGDLVIRQAEYNSSAATVVLLDCSHSMILYGEDRFTPAKQVALALAHLIRTQYPGDTVKFVLFHDSAEEVPVHKLAQAQIGPYHTNTAGGLRLAQQLLKRENKDMKQIVMITDGKPSALTLPDGRIYKNAYGLDPYVLGATLREVANCRRSGIQVNTFMLARDPELVGFVRRVSEMTKGKAYFTTPHNIGQYVLMDFMTNKTKMIN; this is encoded by the coding sequence ATGGCGCGCATCACCCGCTACAGCAAGTTCGAGGGCGAGCTGGACCAGCTGGAATCCAGCGAGCTCATGCAGATGATCCAGGAAGCGCTGCTCGGCCAGGGCATGAACGACCCCTACGACCCGGACCCCAACGCCCGGCCCAGCATGGACGACCTGTTCGACGCGATCCTGGAGGCCCTCGCCGAGCGGGGCATGATCCCCGAAGAGCAGCTGATGGAAGCCATGCAGGCCGACGACGTGCGCGAGACGCCGCTGGGCCAGCAGATCCAGCGTCTGATGGACAAGCTCCAGCAGGACGGCTTCATCCGCAAGGAGTTCGAGGACGGGGAGGGCCAGGGCGGGAACGGCGATCCCGGCGACGCGAAGTTCCAGCTGACCGACAAGTCCATCGACTTCCTGGGCTACAAGAGCCTGCGCGACCTGATGGGCGGCCTGGGCCGCTCCAGCGCGGGCGCGCACGACACCCGCGAGTACGCCAGCGGCGTCGAGATGACCGGCGAACTCAAGAACTACGAGTTCGGCGACACCATGAACCTCGACACGACCGCCACGCTGGGCAACGTGATCTCCAAGGGCTTCGACAACCTGGAGGAGGGCGACCTGGTCATCCGGCAGGCCGAGTACAACTCCTCGGCGGCCACGGTGGTGCTGCTGGACTGCTCGCACTCCATGATCCTGTACGGCGAGGACCGCTTCACGCCCGCCAAGCAGGTGGCGCTGGCGCTGGCGCACCTGATCCGTACGCAGTACCCCGGCGACACCGTGAAGTTCGTGCTGTTCCACGACTCGGCCGAGGAGGTGCCGGTGCACAAGCTGGCGCAGGCGCAGATCGGGCCGTACCACACGAACACGGCCGGCGGCCTGCGGCTGGCGCAGCAGCTCCTGAAGCGCGAGAACAAGGACATGAAGCAGATCGTGATGATCACCGACGGCAAGCCCTCGGCCCTCACGCTGCCCGACGGCCGCATCTACAAGAACGCCTACGGCCTCGACCCCTACGTGCTGGGGGCCACACTGCGCGAGGTCGCCAACTGCCGGCGCAGCGGGATTCAGGTGAACACCTTCATGCTTGCGCGCGACCCCGAACTGGTGGGCTTCGTGCGCCGGGTCTCCGAGATGACCAAGGGCAAAGCCTATTTCACCACGCCGCACAACATCGGGCAGTACGTCCTGATGGACTTCATGACCAACAAGACCAAGATGATCAACTGA
- a CDS encoding RNA 2'-phosphotransferase: protein MDDHALSRHLSFLLRHAPHDAGVTLGPGGWVPLAPLLAHLNVTRADIERVVAGNDKRRFALLGDTIRANQGHSVPVDLDLQPATPPDLLYHGTHAAALPAIWQGGLRPMTRHHVHLSPDPDTARRVGARRGSPVILTVRAGDLHAAGHTFSVSENGVWLTDTVPPAFLRE, encoded by the coding sequence ATGGACGACCACGCCCTTTCCCGGCACCTCTCCTTCCTCCTGCGCCACGCCCCGCACGACGCGGGCGTCACCCTCGGCCCCGGCGGCTGGGTGCCCCTCGCGCCCCTGCTCGCCCACCTCAACGTCACCCGCGCCGACATCGAACGCGTCGTGGCCGGCAACGACAAGCGGCGCTTCGCCCTGCTGGGCGACACCATCCGCGCCAACCAGGGGCACAGCGTCCCCGTCGATCTGGACCTCCAGCCTGCCACCCCGCCCGACCTGCTCTACCACGGCACCCACGCCGCCGCCCTGCCCGCCATCTGGCAGGGCGGCCTGCGCCCCATGACCCGTCACCACGTCCACCTGTCGCCCGATCCGGACACCGCCCGGCGGGTCGGCGCGCGGCGCGGAAGTCCCGTGATCCTCACGGTGCGGGCCGGAGACCTGCATGCGGCCGGGCACACCTTCTCCGTCAGCGAGAACGGGGTGTGGCTGACGGACACGGTGCCTCCGGCGTTCCTGCGGGAGTGA